One genomic window of Cricetulus griseus strain 17A/GY chromosome 3, alternate assembly CriGri-PICRH-1.0, whole genome shotgun sequence includes the following:
- the Tkfc gene encoding triokinase/FMN cyclase: MTSKKLVNSVEGCADDALSGLVACNPNLQLLQGHRVALRSDLDSLKGRVALLSGGGSGHEPAHAGFIGKGMLTGVIAGSVFASPAVGSILAAIRAVAQAGTAGTLLIVKNYTGDRLNFGFAMEQAKAEGISVEMVVIGDDSAFTVLKKAGRRGLCGTVLIHKVAGALAEEGVGLEEIANRVNVVAKAMGTLGISLSSCSVPGSKPTFELAADEVELGLGIHGEAGVQRIKMAPADQIVTLMLDHMTNTSNVSHVSVQSGSSVVLIVNNLGGLSFLELGIIADAAIRLLEERGVKVARALVGTFMSALEMSGVSLTLMLVDNPLLKLIDAETTATAWPHMAKVSVTGRNRIRAAPTEPPEVTEATAAGGIASKQTMLVLERVCTTLLGLEEHLNALDRAAGDGDCGHTHSRAAKAIQGWLKEGPALASPAQVLSKLSVLLLEKMGGSSGALYGLFLTAAAQPLKAKTDLPAWSAAMDAGLEAMQKYGKAAPGDRTMLDSLWAAGQELQAWKSPGASVLPVLTKAVKSAEAAAEATKNMQAGAGRASYISSARLDQPDPGAVAVAAIFRAILEVLQTQGA, from the exons ATG ACCTCCAAGAAGCTGGTGAACTCTGTGGAAGGGTGTGCTGATGATGCTCTTTCTGGGTTAGTGGCCTGTAACCCTAACCTGCAGCTCCTGCAAGGGCACCGTGTGGCCCTACGTTCTGACCTGGACAGCCTCAAAGGCCGGGTTGCACTTCTTTCAGGTGGAGGTTCAGGCCATGAGCCTGCCCATGCCG GTTTTATCGGGAAGGGAATGCTGACAGGGGTCATTGCAGGATCCGTGTTCGCTTCTCCAGCTGTGGGCAGCATCCTGGCAGCCATTAGAGCTGTGGCCCAAGCAGGCACAG CGGGCACCCTCCTCATCGTGAAGAACTACACTGGGGATCGACTCAACTTTGGATTTGCCATGGAACAAGCCAAGGCTGAGGGCATCTCTGTGGAGATGGTGGTAATTGGGGATGACAGTGCCTTCACTGTCCTGAAGAAGGCAGGCCGTCGTGGCCTGTGCGGCACAGTGCTTATCCACAAG GTGGCAGGTGCTCTGGCTGAGGAAGGTGTGGGGCTGGAGGAGATCGCAAATCGGGTGAACGTGGTCGCCAAGGCCATGG GTACCCTTGGGATAAGCTTGTCCTCCTGTAGCGTCCCTGGCTCCAAACCCACCTTTGAGCTGGCAGCTGATGAAGTGGAATTAGGCCTGG GGATCCATGGAGAAGCTGGCGTTCAGCGGATAAAG ATGGCACCTGCTGATCAGATTGTGACTCTTATGCTTGACCACATGACAAATACCTCCAATGTATCCCATGTGTCTGTACAGTCAG GCTCTTCAGTGGTGCTGATAGTCAACAATCTGGGTGGCCTGTCTTTCCTGGAACTGGGCATCATAGCTGATGCTGCTATTCGCTTGTTGG AAGAACGTGGGGTGAAGGTTGCCCGTGCCCTCGTGGGTACCTTCATGTCTGCACTGGAGATGTCTGGTGTTTCCCTTACCCTGATGCTTGTGGATAACCCCCTGCTGAAGCTGATAG ATGCTGAAACTACTGCAACAGCCTGGCCTCACATGGCCAAGGTCTCTGTGACTGGGCGGAATCGGATCAGAGCAGCTCCCACAGAGCCTCCAGAGGTCACTGAGGCCACTGCAGCAGGAG GTATAGCATCAAAGCAGACAATGCTTGTGCTGGAGCGAGTGTGCACCACCCTGCTCGGACTGGAGGAGCACCTGAATGCCTTGGATCGGGCTGCTGGTGACGGGGATTGTGGCCATACCCATAGCCGGGCTGCCAAAG CCATCCAGGGCTGGCTAAAGGAGGGCCCAGCCCTAGCCAGCCCTGCCCAGGTACTTTCCAAACTGTCTGTCCTGCTGCTGGAGAAGATGGGAGGCTCATCTGGGGCG CTCTATGGCCTGTTCCTGACTGCAGCTGCCCAGCCTCTTAAAGCCAAGACTGACCTCCCAGCCTGGTCTGCTGCCATGGATGCCGGCCTGGAGGCCATGCAGAA GTATGGAAAGGCTGCACCAGGAGACAGGACAATG CTGGATTCTCTGTGGGCAGCAGGACAGGAGCTCCAAGCCTGGAAGAGCCCAGGAGCCAGTGTCCTCCCAGTCCTGACGAAAGCAGTCAAG AGTGCTGAAGCTGCAGCCGAGGCCACCAAGAACATGCAAGCTGGTGCTGGAAGAGCTAGTTACATCAGTTCTGCACGACTAGATCAGCCAGACCCTGGAGCAGTAGCAGTTGCTGCCATCTTCCGTGCCATCCTGGAGGTCTTGCAGACACAGGGAGCATGA
- the LOC100764433 gene encoding cytochrome b ascorbate-dependent protein 3, translating to MASGRFYLFCMVLGSLGSLCILFTTYWMQYWRGGFAWDGSVHMFNWHPVLMVSGMVVLYGAASLVYRLPMSWVGPKLPWKVLHAALHLLAFTFTVVGLVAVFQFHNDSKITHLYSLHSWLGIITVIFFACQWSLGFAIFLLPWAPQWLRSLLKPVHVCFGACILSLSITSVISGINEKLIFVLKNGTKPYSSLPSEAVFANSTGILVVAFGLLVLYVLLASPWKRPDPGALTDRQPLLHDRE from the exons ATGGCTTCAGGACGGTTTTACCTGTTCTGCATGGTCCTGGGGTCCTTGGGATCCTTGTGCATCCTCTTCACCACCTATTGGATGCAGTATTGGCGTGGCGGCTTTGCCTGGGATGGCAGTGTGCACATGTTCAACTGGCACCCTGTGCTCATGGTCTCTGGCATGGTGGTGCTCTATGGAGCTG CCTCGCTGGTGTACCGCCTGCCCATGTCATGGGTAGGGCCTAAACTGCCCTGGAAAGTTCTCCATGCAGCACTGCACCTGCTGGCCTTCACCTTCACCGTTGTGGGGTTGGTTGCCGTCTTTCAGTTCCACAATGATTCAAAAATCACACACCTCTATTCCCTGCATAGCTGGCTGGGCATCATCACTGTCATCTTCTTCGCCTGTCAG TGGTCCCTGGGCTTTGCCATCTTTCTCCTGCCCTGGGCACCTCAGTGGCTGCGAAGCCTCCTGAAACCTGTGCACGTCTGCTTTGGAGCCTGCATCCTTTCCCTGTCCATCACATCTGTTATTTCCGGCATCAATGAGAAGCTTATCTTTGTTTT gaaaaatgGCACCAAACCCTATTCCAGCCTGCCTAGTGAGGCAGTCTTTGCCAACAGCACTGGGATCTTGGTGGTGGCTTTTGGCCTACTGGTTCTCTATGTTCTTCTGGCTTCACCATGGAAACGTCCAGATCCAGGAGCTCTGACTGACAGACAG cccctgttGCATGACAGGGAGTGA
- the Tmem138 gene encoding transmembrane protein 138, whose product MLQTSNYSLVLSLQFLLLSYDLFVNSFSELLRMAPVIQLVLFIIQDIAILFNIIIIFLMFFNTFVFQAGLVSLLFHKFKGTIILTAVYLALSISLHVWVMNLRWKNSSSFIWTDGLQTLFVFQRLAAVLYFYFYKRTAVRLGDPRFYQDSLWLRKEFMQVRR is encoded by the exons ATGCTCCAAACTAGCAACTACAGTCTGGTGCTCTCCCTTCAGTTCTTGCTGCTGTCCTATGACCTGTTTGTCAATTCCTTCTCGGAGCTACTCCGAATGGCTCCTGTCATCCAGCTGGTGCTCTTCAT CATCCAGGATATTGCAATCCTCTTCAACATCATCATAATTTTCCTCATGTTCTTCAACACCTTCgtcttccaggctggcctggtcagCCTCCTGTTCCATAAGTTCAAAGGGACCATCATTCTAACTGCTGTGTACCTTGCCCTCAGCATCTCCCTCCATGTCTGGGTCATG AACTTGCGGTGGAAAAACTCCAGCAGCTTCATTTGGACAGATGGACTTCAAACACTATTTGTATTCCAGAGACTAG CGGCGGTGCTGTACTTCTACTTTTACAAACGGACGGCTGTGAGACTGGGAGACCCCCGCTTTTACCAGGACTCACTATGGCTGCGAAAGGAGTTCATGCAAGTCCGAAGGTGA